A region of Acidobacteriota bacterium DNA encodes the following proteins:
- a CDS encoding efflux RND transporter permease subunit: MKQFHLSLGISNLFINRPVMTTLVMLGILLFGVLGYNALPVSDLPNVDYPSISVSANLPGASPETMASAVASPLERQFSGIAGIDSINSQSSQGSTQITMQFALNRDIDAAAQDVQTAISAALAQLPPGMPSPPSMRKVNPADAPILFMVLSSPVLPLTTVNEYAETVIAQQISMVKGVAQVQVFAPQKFAIRVQIDPHELQSRGIGIDEVTSAIRRGNVNLPVGSIYGTDQSLTLQANGQLNNSAEYQQLIVTYRNGAPVRLKDVATVIESVENDKNAGWFNGTRSFTMAVQRQPGTNTIEVVDNIKLLLPRLHEQLPASVRLDILNDRSAQIRESVHDVQFTLMLTVGLVVMVIFLFLRNVRATIIPSLSLPVSILATFAVMYVLGFSLNNLSLMALTLSVGFVVDDAIVVLENIVRRMDLGEPPRSAALNGAREVGFTVVSMTISLVAVFIPILFMGGILGRLFKEFAITISLAILFSGFVSLSLTPMLCSRYLRPTAEHNQSWLYRLTEKIFNGILKVYSQSLREVMRFGKTTLTIAFILIGITGWIFTQVPKGFIPNDDYGFIFGSTEGIQGISFAEMKKIQEQVVAIVRQDPNVLAVSSNVGAGGRNSTSNSGSMFVKLKPLKDRKVSSEQFINQIRPKLAKVAGVRVFLFNPPAIRIGGISSRSVYQATLQGTDIAQLNAAAQQLERKMRGIKELQDVTSDLENRNPELEVSIDRTQAAAYGLSVEQIQSALNDAFGTRQISTIYTETNEYQVIAELKPEFQRNVESVTLLPIRSNTGKLVPLGAVASVQESVGPLVINHVGQLTSVTISFGLRPDISLSQGTALIREASTGLLPADIALSFQGTAQVFEESMKNLNWLLLIAVLVIYLVLGILYESFIHPFTILSGLPSAGMGALLTLLLFQQELNVYGFVGLIMLIGIVKKNAIMMIDFALETQRSSGSSPEEAIYLACVVRFRPIMMTTMAALMGTLPIALGFGASAQARRSLGLTVVGGLVVSQILTLYLTPVVYVALERFKARFGYAESSSDHLFLLKTRSLPTNFNQ, from the coding sequence ATGAAACAATTCCACCTCTCCCTTGGGATCTCAAATCTGTTCATCAACCGGCCAGTGATGACAACGCTGGTTATGCTTGGGATTCTCTTGTTTGGGGTGCTGGGGTACAACGCGTTGCCGGTCAGTGACTTGCCCAACGTTGACTACCCTTCGATTTCAGTTTCAGCCAACCTGCCCGGCGCCAGCCCTGAAACCATGGCCTCTGCCGTTGCCTCACCCCTGGAGCGACAGTTTTCCGGGATTGCCGGAATTGATTCAATCAACTCACAAAGCTCCCAGGGGTCAACCCAGATTACGATGCAGTTTGCCTTGAATCGCGACATTGACGCAGCCGCGCAGGATGTCCAAACCGCAATTTCCGCGGCACTTGCCCAGCTCCCGCCAGGGATGCCCTCTCCGCCCAGCATGCGCAAGGTGAACCCGGCTGATGCCCCCATTCTGTTTATGGTGCTGAGTTCGCCGGTTTTACCGCTGACCACCGTCAATGAATATGCCGAAACCGTGATTGCACAGCAGATTTCAATGGTGAAAGGGGTCGCCCAGGTACAGGTCTTTGCACCCCAGAAATTTGCGATTCGGGTTCAAATTGATCCGCACGAACTCCAATCGCGGGGCATCGGGATTGACGAAGTCACCTCAGCCATACGCCGGGGCAATGTCAATCTCCCAGTGGGTTCAATTTACGGAACTGATCAATCACTCACGCTCCAGGCCAACGGGCAACTCAATAATTCGGCTGAATACCAGCAGTTGATCGTGACGTACCGCAATGGCGCCCCTGTCCGGTTAAAAGACGTGGCCACGGTCATTGAGAGCGTGGAAAATGACAAAAATGCCGGATGGTTCAACGGCACCCGGAGTTTTACGATGGCCGTTCAACGCCAACCGGGGACAAATACAATTGAAGTCGTTGATAATATTAAGCTTCTCCTGCCTCGTCTCCACGAACAGCTCCCCGCCTCGGTGAGACTTGATATCCTCAATGACCGGTCAGCTCAAATCCGCGAGTCAGTTCACGATGTCCAGTTCACACTGATGCTGACGGTTGGGCTGGTGGTAATGGTCATCTTTCTCTTCTTGAGGAATGTGCGGGCAACCATCATACCCAGTCTTTCCCTTCCGGTTTCCATTTTAGCCACCTTTGCCGTGATGTATGTACTGGGGTTTAGCCTCAACAACCTGTCGCTGATGGCACTCACTCTGTCGGTCGGGTTTGTGGTGGATGACGCCATTGTGGTTCTTGAAAACATTGTTCGTCGGATGGATCTGGGCGAACCTCCGCGTTCCGCTGCCCTCAACGGAGCGCGTGAAGTCGGGTTTACCGTGGTTTCGATGACCATTTCCCTGGTTGCCGTCTTTATTCCGATTTTATTTATGGGCGGGATTTTGGGGCGGTTATTTAAAGAATTTGCCATCACCATCAGCCTGGCAATTCTGTTCTCGGGGTTTGTTTCCCTTTCGCTGACGCCGATGTTGTGCAGCCGGTATTTGCGCCCCACGGCGGAACACAACCAATCCTGGTTGTATCGGCTGACGGAAAAAATATTTAACGGCATTCTGAAAGTCTATTCCCAGAGTCTGCGCGAGGTGATGCGGTTTGGGAAAACCACACTCACGATTGCGTTTATCCTGATTGGTATAACCGGATGGATTTTTACCCAGGTCCCAAAAGGGTTTATTCCCAACGACGACTATGGCTTTATCTTTGGAAGCACAGAGGGGATTCAGGGAATTTCCTTTGCGGAAATGAAAAAGATCCAGGAACAGGTGGTTGCCATTGTCCGCCAGGATCCCAATGTGCTGGCGGTGTCTTCAAACGTTGGGGCCGGGGGCAGAAATTCGACCTCAAACAGCGGTTCAATGTTTGTCAAACTCAAACCCTTAAAGGATCGAAAAGTCAGCTCCGAGCAGTTTATCAATCAAATTCGCCCCAAACTGGCCAAAGTTGCCGGGGTTCGGGTGTTTTTATTTAACCCCCCGGCCATTCGGATTGGTGGCATTTCCTCGCGGAGCGTGTATCAGGCGACGCTCCAGGGCACCGATATTGCCCAATTAAATGCCGCAGCCCAGCAGCTTGAACGAAAAATGCGCGGTATCAAGGAGTTGCAGGATGTCACCAGCGATCTGGAGAACCGCAATCCGGAACTTGAGGTTTCGATTGACCGCACACAGGCAGCCGCCTATGGACTGTCAGTTGAACAAATCCAATCGGCATTAAATGACGCCTTTGGAACCCGGCAGATTTCAACCATTTACACCGAAACGAACGAATATCAGGTCATTGCCGAACTCAAACCTGAATTTCAGCGAAATGTCGAGTCAGTCACATTGCTTCCCATTCGATCCAACACTGGGAAATTGGTGCCGCTGGGCGCCGTGGCCTCGGTACAGGAAAGTGTCGGCCCACTGGTCATCAACCACGTTGGCCAGTTGACCTCGGTCACGATTTCATTCGGGCTGCGGCCAGATATTTCACTGAGTCAGGGAACGGCATTGATTCGTGAAGCTTCAACTGGATTGTTACCGGCGGATATCGCCCTTTCCTTTCAAGGTACGGCTCAGGTATTTGAAGAATCAATGAAAAACCTGAACTGGTTGCTGCTCATCGCCGTGCTGGTTATCTATCTGGTTCTCGGCATTTTGTATGAAAGCTTTATCCACCCGTTCACCATTCTTTCCGGATTGCCTTCAGCCGGGATGGGGGCACTGTTGACCTTGTTGCTATTTCAACAGGAACTCAATGTCTATGGGTTTGTGGGTCTCATCATGTTGATTGGAATTGTGAAGAAAAATGCGATTATGATGATTGACTTTGCCCTCGAAACCCAGCGGTCATCGGGGTCTTCACCGGAAGAAGCCATTTATCTGGCCTGTGTCGTTCGCTTTCGTCCAATTATGATGACAACGATGGCGGCCTTGATGGGAACACTGCCCATTGCGCTTGGGTTTGGCGCCAGTGCCCAGGCCCGCCGGAGCCTGGGATTGACCGTGGTCGGAGGGCTGGTGGTATCGCAAATTCTGACGCTGTATTTGACCCCAGTGGTGTATGTCGCCCTTGAACGATTCAAAGCCCGGTTTGGTTATGCCGAATCAAGTTCTGATCACCTGTTCCTTTTAAAAACCAGGTCGTTACCAACGAACTTTAACCAGTAA
- a CDS encoding ankyrin repeat domain-containing protein, with the protein MSNLIIRSMGLPTRCEICHQFDLFDQESNFCARCDGLDLQFVHGSAGVHLPESEPLQLGFWGICTYLLVGGIGGAFVFNIGILSWAEFFQSGTNLIIAVSLLLGIWVTLLCIPVILDHAKPIEMTPPFQPAIEPGSVWIPIVKKQIHWRWILLMAASFLLTGVSFFLFLQYVTLNNTKLVEMINAGEAHKLDLLLQLGVNPNTIYEDTRYFSNTFLSFAIESQEVAVVEVLLQHHADPKLLVRSQKPQYNGQASFKTMLEMAASLGQSRSVSGLLRTCLWAEIEKNEALAAAVKNKHVSVAQTLLRVGADPNFSHNLPLHLAIRAGHLKMVKLLLAWGADPGIDEGSSLKLAKLMGEKPIFDELSQLALLEKPIPPPELKPQPNQPQTDGLLISLVLHSFCSEQLAQGKGNISIILTNVSGQNLKVWKTNYNDNRCPFRLEYLDEWGHSGFIYQPRNVCSDFQPTPHVLVPFESIEFQMRLNDSTWVQYPKTSEFSKDQILRFRAAYDCPKTDALVQQHFWTGVIATPWTPVPG; encoded by the coding sequence ATGTCCAATCTCATCATTCGCTCAATGGGTTTGCCCACCCGGTGTGAAATTTGTCATCAGTTTGATCTCTTTGATCAGGAGTCAAATTTCTGTGCCAGGTGTGATGGGCTGGACCTGCAATTTGTCCACGGGTCAGCCGGCGTTCACTTACCGGAATCGGAGCCGCTTCAGCTAGGGTTTTGGGGAATTTGTACTTACTTGCTGGTCGGCGGGATTGGAGGGGCCTTTGTTTTCAACATTGGTATTTTAAGCTGGGCTGAGTTTTTTCAGTCTGGAACCAATCTCATCATCGCAGTGTCCTTGCTTTTGGGTATTTGGGTTACATTGTTGTGCATCCCAGTGATCCTTGATCATGCGAAACCAATTGAAATGACACCTCCCTTTCAACCTGCGATTGAACCAGGAAGTGTTTGGATTCCAATTGTCAAAAAACAAATTCATTGGCGATGGATTCTCCTGATGGCTGCCTCGTTTTTGCTGACCGGGGTGAGCTTTTTCCTGTTTTTGCAATACGTTACACTCAATAATACAAAACTTGTGGAAATGATTAATGCGGGTGAAGCCCACAAACTGGACCTTTTGCTTCAGCTTGGGGTGAATCCAAACACCATTTATGAGGACACCCGGTACTTTTCAAACACCTTTCTTTCCTTTGCGATTGAATCTCAGGAGGTGGCTGTTGTAGAGGTATTATTGCAACACCATGCCGATCCCAAGTTACTCGTTCGATCCCAAAAACCTCAGTACAATGGTCAAGCTTCATTCAAAACAATGCTGGAAATGGCGGCTTCACTTGGCCAATCTCGTTCGGTTTCAGGTTTACTGCGGACGTGTTTATGGGCTGAAATTGAAAAAAATGAGGCACTTGCGGCAGCCGTAAAAAACAAACATGTATCAGTTGCTCAAACATTGTTACGTGTGGGTGCCGACCCCAATTTCTCTCATAATCTCCCGTTACATCTGGCTATCAGGGCCGGGCACTTGAAAATGGTCAAATTGCTTTTAGCCTGGGGAGCCGATCCAGGTATTGATGAGGGCAGCTCCCTCAAGCTGGCAAAATTGATGGGCGAGAAACCAATTTTTGACGAATTAAGCCAGCTTGCATTACTTGAAAAACCAATTCCACCCCCAGAACTTAAACCTCAGCCCAATCAACCCCAGACGGATGGCCTTTTGATTTCACTTGTCCTACATTCTTTTTGTTCAGAACAGTTGGCTCAGGGGAAAGGAAATATTTCGATCATTTTAACCAATGTTTCAGGTCAGAACCTCAAGGTGTGGAAGACCAATTATAACGATAACCGCTGCCCCTTCAGACTGGAATATCTGGATGAATGGGGACACTCAGGCTTTATTTATCAGCCCAGGAATGTCTGCTCTGACTTCCAGCCCACACCGCATGTGTTGGTTCCATTTGAATCAATCGAATTCCAAATGCGACTGAATGATTCGACCTGGGTTCAATATCCCAAAACTTCAGAATTCTCGAAGGATCAAATCCTCCGCTTCCGCGCGGCATATGATTGCCCGAAGACAGATGCCCTGGTTCAACAGCATTTCTGGACAGGTGTTATTGCTACTCCCTGGACACCCGTTCCTGGCTAA
- a CDS encoding BtpA/SgcQ family protein codes for MSFPTLFRNNKPVIGMIHVGALPGTPASHQSVDEIATEALREARLLRNLGFDGLMIENMHDTPYLKGSVGPEIVAAMTVIASRMKAEIDVPLGIQILAGANLEALAVAHAANFDFIRVEGFTFAHVADEGLIESSAAKLLRYRRMIGADQIQIWADIKKKHSSHAITADVGLGETAEAAEFMRADAVIVTGAATGKPPNPADFGEVKRHCTLPVILGSGVSPENLELFFQLADGFIVGSSLKVAGKWSNPIDPKQTSIFIEKVNALRQATQSIRDSF; via the coding sequence ATGAGCTTCCCCACGCTTTTTCGAAATAATAAACCGGTGATTGGAATGATCCACGTCGGGGCCCTCCCCGGAACACCCGCCAGTCACCAATCAGTGGATGAGATTGCAACCGAAGCACTCCGTGAAGCTCGACTGCTTCGCAACCTGGGGTTTGACGGTCTGATGATTGAAAATATGCACGACACGCCCTATTTGAAAGGAAGCGTTGGGCCGGAAATCGTGGCGGCCATGACCGTGATTGCCTCCCGAATGAAAGCTGAAATTGACGTGCCGCTTGGAATTCAGATTCTGGCGGGTGCCAACCTCGAAGCCCTGGCCGTGGCCCACGCCGCCAATTTTGATTTTATCCGCGTCGAAGGATTTACCTTTGCTCACGTGGCGGACGAAGGGCTGATTGAATCTTCAGCCGCCAAACTCCTCCGGTATCGCCGAATGATTGGCGCCGACCAGATTCAAATTTGGGCTGATATCAAGAAAAAACACTCATCGCATGCCATAACCGCAGATGTGGGGTTAGGCGAAACGGCTGAAGCGGCTGAATTTATGCGGGCTGATGCGGTGATTGTAACCGGCGCGGCAACCGGGAAACCGCCCAACCCGGCAGATTTTGGTGAAGTGAAGCGGCACTGCACCTTGCCGGTCATTCTTGGGTCAGGAGTGTCTCCGGAAAACCTCGAATTATTCTTTCAACTGGCAGATGGCTTTATTGTCGGTTCAAGCCTGAAAGTAGCCGGGAAGTGGTCAAATCCAATTGATCCAAAACAGACCTCAATTTTCATTGAAAAGGTCAATGCGCTTCGACAGGCTACCCAATCAATACGTGATAGTTTTTAA
- a CDS encoding sulfite exporter TauE/SafE family protein, with product MSLQFIIGLILSAAIGFSLGLIGGGGSIITVPVLVYVLGVEAHDAISMSLAVVGATSLVGASLHYRNGCVELKTGLIFGGAGMAGAVVGARFTRLLSSNALMLAFAALMLVVATLMLTRKDQSDEVSQTPEGPPSMPKAIGVGMVVGVLTGFLGVGGGFLIVPALVLFAGLDMKDAVGTSLVVIAINCAAGLLGHLSQAHFDLKLTGLVALLAVTGTLGGTALSTRVRASSLRNGFAVFVMAVALFLVFKNYHVLIG from the coding sequence GTGAGTCTTCAATTTATCATTGGGTTGATTTTAAGCGCCGCGATTGGGTTTTCTTTGGGTTTAATCGGTGGAGGCGGTTCAATTATTACAGTCCCGGTACTGGTCTATGTGCTTGGGGTTGAAGCCCACGATGCCATCAGCATGTCGCTGGCCGTAGTTGGGGCGACGAGTCTGGTTGGAGCATCGCTTCACTATCGAAATGGCTGTGTTGAACTCAAAACCGGTTTGATTTTTGGTGGTGCTGGGATGGCTGGCGCGGTGGTTGGCGCCAGATTTACCCGGCTTCTTTCCTCCAACGCGCTGATGCTGGCGTTTGCGGCCTTGATGCTTGTTGTGGCTACCTTGATGCTGACCCGAAAAGACCAGTCGGATGAAGTTTCACAAACGCCAGAAGGTCCACCCAGTATGCCCAAAGCCATTGGAGTTGGAATGGTGGTTGGGGTTTTAACCGGATTCTTGGGCGTCGGTGGCGGGTTCCTGATTGTTCCAGCCCTGGTCCTGTTTGCTGGTCTGGATATGAAAGACGCGGTTGGAACGTCACTGGTGGTGATTGCCATTAACTGCGCGGCTGGATTGCTGGGTCACTTGAGTCAGGCACATTTTGATTTGAAATTGACGGGGCTGGTCGCCCTGCTGGCCGTTACCGGAACACTTGGCGGAACCGCACTTTCGACCCGTGTCCGCGCCTCCAGCTTGCGCAATGGGTTTGCCGTTTTTGTGATGGCAGTGGCACTTTTCCTGGTCTTTAAAAACTATCACGTATTGATTGGGTAG
- a CDS encoding AAA family ATPase, translated as MILTEIEMVNYRGASALKLELNEKLNVFFGMNGAGKSTVLDAIALMLSWPASRIRHTNNPGRPISESEIMNHKSFASIEVSSNTPQGKVNWKLLKNRAGHLASDEKSQFLKLNDYTRWLQTQITETSERCNLPVFVYYPVNRAVVDIPLRIRDKHQFSLLSVYEEALISGANFRTFFEWFREREDLENENRKYLGSLLPPEDFQFPDLQLEAVRQVLSEFLPEFSNLTVRRNPLRMEVEKNGRRLAVNQLSDGEKCLVALLGDLARRMAIANPRLKNPLQGVGIVLIDEIDLHLHPKWQRLIVPTLVKVFPNCQFFISTHSPHVISHVQPEDLFLLEQTGTDIIATKPNESYGKNVDRILEDLMGLETTRPDQVHVDLQKVFQAIESGNLDDARTRISALQKMIGSDPELVKAGVLIRRKELIGK; from the coding sequence ATGATTCTGACTGAAATAGAAATGGTAAATTACCGGGGCGCCTCAGCTTTGAAGCTGGAGTTAAACGAAAAACTGAATGTCTTTTTTGGAATGAATGGCGCGGGAAAGTCAACTGTTTTAGATGCTATTGCTCTCATGCTCTCGTGGCCTGCGAGCCGAATCCGTCACACCAACAACCCTGGACGACCGATTTCCGAAAGCGAAATTATGAATCATAAGTCTTTCGCCTCAATTGAAGTATCGTCCAATACGCCTCAAGGGAAAGTGAATTGGAAACTCTTGAAAAATAGGGCTGGTCACCTTGCCTCGGATGAAAAGAGCCAATTTCTCAAATTGAATGACTATACACGGTGGCTTCAAACACAAATTACAGAGACTTCGGAGCGCTGTAACCTTCCAGTCTTTGTGTATTACCCGGTCAACCGGGCGGTTGTGGATATTCCACTGCGGATTCGGGACAAACATCAATTCAGTTTACTTTCAGTTTATGAAGAAGCTTTAATCAGCGGCGCCAACTTCCGAACGTTCTTTGAATGGTTTCGGGAACGAGAAGACCTTGAGAATGAAAACCGAAAATATTTAGGCAGTCTCCTACCGCCTGAAGATTTTCAGTTTCCAGACTTGCAACTTGAAGCCGTTCGTCAGGTCCTTTCGGAATTTCTTCCGGAGTTTTCCAACCTTACCGTTCGTCGCAACCCTTTGCGTATGGAGGTCGAAAAAAATGGTCGGCGACTGGCCGTGAATCAGCTTTCTGATGGCGAAAAGTGTTTGGTGGCTTTGCTTGGTGATCTGGCTCGAAGGATGGCCATTGCCAATCCTCGACTTAAAAACCCGTTACAAGGAGTGGGGATTGTCCTGATTGACGAAATTGATCTCCACCTGCACCCAAAATGGCAACGTTTGATTGTTCCCACATTAGTCAAAGTATTCCCCAACTGTCAGTTTTTTATTTCCACCCATTCACCCCATGTTATTTCCCACGTGCAGCCAGAGGATTTGTTTCTGCTTGAACAAACAGGAACGGATATTATCGCCACGAAGCCAAACGAGTCCTATGGAAAAAATGTAGATCGTATTTTAGAAGACTTGATGGGATTGGAAACGACCAGACCTGATCAGGTTCATGTTGACCTTCAGAAAGTGTTTCAAGCCATTGAATCTGGAAACCTGGATGATGCCAGAACCCGAATTTCAGCACTTCAGAAAATGATAGGGAGTGATCCAGAATTGGTGAAAGCCGGAGTCCTCATTCGCCGAAAGGAACTGATCGGCAAATGA
- a CDS encoding TIGR02646 family protein: MKYIVKNVEPQAFTDWKALASEDWKPSYDKLSGVEKQTVKAALMREQGDLCCYCERRLTDEDSHIEHFRPQHDSLVDPLDFANLLCSCQNKLMAGEPRHCGNLKGDWFDDRLLISPLNPGCEQRFVYYGNGTIHPANAEDEAAKITIQRLGLGIAKLNDLRKKAIDPFLDESLDDREFKTFVAAYLQRDNENRFGEFWTTIHSLFGQDQERPGPGAQG; encoded by the coding sequence ATGAAGTACATCGTAAAAAACGTTGAACCTCAAGCGTTTACGGACTGGAAGGCTCTGGCGAGTGAAGACTGGAAACCGTCATACGACAAGCTAAGTGGAGTTGAAAAGCAGACGGTCAAGGCCGCCTTAATGCGAGAGCAGGGAGATTTGTGTTGTTATTGTGAGCGGCGATTGACTGACGAGGACTCTCATATTGAGCATTTTAGACCCCAACATGACTCGCTGGTTGATCCTTTGGATTTTGCCAATCTGTTATGTTCTTGTCAGAACAAACTCATGGCTGGTGAGCCCCGGCATTGTGGGAATTTGAAAGGTGACTGGTTTGATGACCGATTGTTGATCTCACCTCTCAACCCAGGATGTGAACAACGGTTTGTTTATTATGGCAATGGCACGATCCATCCTGCAAATGCTGAAGATGAAGCCGCCAAAATAACTATTCAACGTCTTGGGTTAGGAATTGCTAAATTGAATGACCTTCGCAAAAAAGCGATAGATCCTTTTCTTGATGAATCACTAGACGATAGGGAGTTCAAGACTTTTGTGGCTGCCTATTTGCAGCGAGATAATGAAAATAGATTTGGGGAGTTTTGGACAACGATTCACTCTTTATTTGGCCAGGATCAAGAAAGACCAGGGCCTGGGGCTCAGGGCTGA
- a CDS encoding molybdopterin-dependent oxidoreductase encodes MTQTELTSTWQPTACILCSRNCGIEVEVRGRELAKIRGDKAHPVSTGYLCQKAQRLNYYQNHGDRLTSPLRRRPDGTFEEISWETAISEIAAKLVELRDTFGGKSLAFYGGGGQGNHLAGPYSKALRVAMKTVNYYSALAQEKTGGFWVDGRLYGRQNCHPTEDVENAEVVLFIGTNPWQSHGIRNARTVLIEIQKDPNRKMIVIDPRRTETAAMADLHLQLKPGTDAFLLSAMLAMIVCDQRQDQSFLDQRTVGFEAVRDTLANIPIEEFIACAGVNLADVEQAVAVITGASSCAVRTDLGIEQTLNSTLNSYLRALLYLLTGNFGKPGGNNFHTYLVPLIGHSEEGERQMRSAVTGFPFIANLLPPNILPLEIDTDHPDRTRGLVIDSANPLVTAADTHAYEKAFAKLELLVVIDVAMTESARLAHYVLPASSQFEKWEATFFNLEFPSNAFHLRKPLLEPLPGTLPEPEIYTRLVQAMGALPAEFPELSAAAKMGRLPFAMASQKYLKQHPELADLAPIILYRTLGPTLPDGAAAAAFLWATAHQFAARNPEAVKRAGHRGDGPMLGEVLFEALLRSRSGVVFSVNEYEDNWNFIRHKDGKIHLEIPEMLEAVRQLSTRNDQTASGYPFVLVAGERRSYNANTIYRDPSWRKQDPDGALRIHPEDATQLGVKNGDWVVCESKRGQVQVQLEVHPSVQRGVVTLPHGYGMEHPSNGAGRKRSGARINELTSTHDMDPIAGTPYHKHVAVRISPLSQG; translated from the coding sequence ATGACCCAAACCGAACTGACCAGCACCTGGCAACCGACGGCCTGCATCCTATGCAGCCGTAACTGTGGCATCGAAGTCGAAGTTCGCGGGCGTGAACTCGCCAAAATTCGAGGTGACAAAGCACATCCGGTTTCAACCGGGTATTTGTGCCAGAAAGCCCAGCGGCTCAATTACTATCAAAATCACGGAGACCGGCTCACGTCGCCACTTCGTCGGCGACCGGATGGGACCTTTGAAGAAATTTCGTGGGAGACGGCCATCAGCGAAATTGCCGCCAAACTGGTTGAGTTACGCGACACCTTTGGAGGCAAAAGCCTGGCGTTTTACGGCGGCGGCGGACAGGGAAATCATCTGGCGGGTCCCTATTCCAAGGCGCTTCGGGTTGCTATGAAAACCGTCAATTATTATTCGGCGCTGGCTCAGGAAAAAACCGGTGGCTTTTGGGTTGACGGGCGATTGTATGGGCGGCAAAACTGTCACCCGACCGAAGATGTTGAAAACGCGGAGGTTGTGCTGTTTATCGGCACCAATCCCTGGCAATCGCATGGGATTCGGAACGCCCGCACGGTGTTGATTGAGATTCAAAAAGACCCCAACCGCAAAATGATTGTGATTGATCCGCGACGGACTGAAACGGCGGCGATGGCGGATCTGCATTTGCAACTCAAACCTGGAACCGATGCCTTTTTGCTGTCGGCCATGCTGGCCATGATTGTTTGTGATCAGCGTCAGGATCAATCATTTCTCGATCAGCGCACCGTCGGGTTTGAAGCCGTTCGTGACACACTGGCTAATATTCCAATCGAAGAATTTATTGCCTGTGCCGGAGTCAATCTGGCCGACGTTGAACAGGCGGTGGCTGTGATTACCGGGGCGTCAAGTTGTGCAGTCCGGACCGACCTTGGAATCGAACAAACACTCAACAGCACGCTCAATTCTTATTTGCGGGCATTGCTCTATTTATTGACGGGCAATTTCGGAAAACCGGGCGGCAACAATTTTCATACCTATCTGGTGCCATTGATTGGTCATTCCGAGGAAGGCGAGCGTCAAATGCGGTCGGCGGTCACCGGTTTTCCATTCATCGCCAACCTGTTGCCTCCCAATATTTTACCGCTTGAAATTGATACCGATCATCCAGACCGAACTCGTGGATTGGTGATTGATAGTGCCAACCCGTTGGTGACGGCGGCGGATACGCATGCCTATGAAAAAGCGTTTGCCAAACTTGAGCTGCTGGTGGTGATTGATGTGGCCATGACTGAATCAGCCCGGCTGGCGCACTATGTGTTGCCGGCTTCGTCGCAGTTTGAGAAATGGGAAGCCACGTTTTTCAATCTTGAGTTTCCGAGTAACGCCTTTCACTTGCGCAAACCATTGCTGGAGCCACTCCCTGGAACCCTTCCCGAACCAGAAATTTACACCCGGCTCGTTCAGGCAATGGGTGCTCTTCCAGCCGAGTTTCCCGAGCTTTCCGCCGCCGCAAAAATGGGTCGTCTGCCCTTTGCCATGGCATCCCAGAAATACCTCAAACAGCATCCGGAACTGGCCGATCTGGCCCCGATCATTTTGTATCGAACGCTCGGACCGACACTCCCTGATGGCGCTGCCGCGGCTGCCTTCCTGTGGGCAACCGCTCATCAGTTTGCCGCACGAAATCCTGAGGCCGTTAAACGCGCCGGGCATCGCGGAGACGGGCCAATGCTTGGGGAAGTGCTCTTTGAAGCCTTGCTCCGCTCGCGGTCAGGTGTTGTCTTTAGCGTCAACGAATATGAAGACAACTGGAATTTCATTCGCCACAAAGATGGGAAAATCCATTTGGAAATTCCCGAAATGCTCGAAGCGGTTCGGCAGCTTTCGACCAGGAATGACCAGACAGCTTCTGGCTATCCATTTGTGCTGGTGGCGGGTGAACGCCGTTCATACAATGCCAACACCATCTACCGTGACCCATCCTGGCGCAAACAGGATCCGGACGGGGCGCTTCGGATTCATCCTGAGGATGCGACACAATTGGGCGTCAAAAACGGAGATTGGGTGGTGTGTGAATCCAAACGCGGTCAGGTTCAGGTTCAACTTGAAGTTCATCCATCGGTTCAGCGTGGCGTGGTCACGCTCCCGCACGGGTACGGAATGGAACATCCTTCCAATGGCGCAGGGAGGAAACGGTCCGGCGCCCGCATCAACGAACTAACCTCAACCCACGATATGGACCCGATTGCCGGAACGCCATATCACAAACACGTCGCCGTTCGGATTTCTCCTCTCTCTCAGGGCTGA